A DNA window from Pseudodesulfovibrio thermohalotolerans contains the following coding sequences:
- a CDS encoding ABC transporter permease, with the protein MTPHIIEIGPLQLALCLGFVLLAGATSFVHRLGLGRDLAVGTVRTFAQLFLMGYVLKFVFEVRISWLVLSMFIVMVAAAVHTIRGRVKERTVSFAVPVFLSMLVSYSLVSMVVTGVIVGAKPWWTPQYFIPLAGMIVGNSMTAISICLDRLFSDLRNRRNEVEMKLALGADYREASREILAGAMRAGMIPSINSLMAVGLVSLPGMMTGQILSGTDPLIAIRYQIVVMLMLVASTAMGSLIVTNLVRKRCFSQGQQLLLR; encoded by the coding sequence ATGACCCCGCACATCATCGAGATAGGCCCGTTGCAGCTCGCCCTTTGCCTTGGGTTCGTGCTTCTGGCGGGCGCGACCTCCTTCGTGCATCGGCTCGGGCTGGGCCGCGACCTGGCCGTGGGCACGGTGCGCACGTTCGCCCAACTCTTTCTCATGGGCTACGTGCTCAAGTTCGTTTTCGAAGTGCGCATCTCCTGGCTGGTCCTGTCCATGTTCATTGTCATGGTGGCCGCCGCCGTGCACACCATCCGGGGACGGGTCAAGGAGCGGACCGTTTCCTTCGCCGTTCCCGTCTTTCTGTCCATGCTCGTGTCCTATTCCCTGGTTTCCATGGTCGTCACCGGGGTGATCGTGGGCGCGAAGCCGTGGTGGACTCCCCAGTATTTCATTCCCCTGGCAGGCATGATCGTGGGCAACTCCATGACCGCCATTTCCATCTGTCTGGACCGGCTCTTCTCGGACCTCAGAAACCGCCGCAACGAGGTGGAAATGAAGCTCGCCCTCGGCGCGGACTATCGCGAGGCGTCGCGGGAAATCCTGGCCGGAGCCATGCGCGCGGGCATGATTCCGTCCATCAATTCCCTCATGGCCGTGGGGCTGGTCTCCCTGCCCGGCATGATGACCGGCCAGATTCTGTCCGGCACCGACCCGCTCATCGCCATCCGCTACCAGATCGTGGTCATGCTGATGCTGGTGGCGTCCACCGCGATGGGGTCGTTGATCGTCACCAATCTCGTGCGGAAGCGGTGTTTTTCCCAAGGGCAACAGCTTTTGTTGCGATAA
- a CDS encoding glycine zipper domain-containing protein → MKRTIWKTAISLVLMVSLLAGCQTTRTQNAAGIGTLAGATLGALTFKNKVSGAAIGAGVGLLAGYIVGNEMEKADRARLSDTLETTPSGYATEWVNPDTRTRYEAIPEPPREYADGRVERDVTINARMADGSTQTVYGKAYRQPDGSWQLVQ, encoded by the coding sequence ATGAAGAGAACCATTTGGAAGACCGCCATATCCCTGGTGTTGATGGTTTCCCTGCTGGCGGGCTGCCAGACCACCCGGACGCAGAACGCCGCCGGAATCGGCACGTTGGCCGGGGCGACGCTGGGCGCGTTGACTTTCAAGAACAAGGTGTCCGGAGCGGCCATCGGCGCGGGCGTCGGCCTGCTGGCCGGGTACATCGTAGGCAACGAGATGGAAAAGGCCGACCGCGCGCGGCTTTCGGATACCTTGGAAACCACGCCGTCCGGCTACGCCACCGAGTGGGTCAACCCCGACACCCGGACCCGTTATGAAGCCATTCCCGAGCCGCCCCGCGAGTACGCGGACGGCCGTGTCGAGCGCGACGTGACCATCAACGCCCGCATGGCGGACGGCTCCACACAGACCGTGTACGGCAAGGCCTACCGCCAGCCCGACGGCTCTTGGCAGCTTGTGCAGTAG